The Acinonyx jubatus isolate Ajub_Pintada_27869175 chromosome D2, VMU_Ajub_asm_v1.0, whole genome shotgun sequence genome contains a region encoding:
- the SLF2 gene encoding SMC5-SMC6 complex localization factor protein 2 isoform X1, giving the protein MTRRCMPARPGFPSSPAPGSSPPRCHLRPGSTAPAAAGKRTKSPGDRKQSIIDFFKPASKQDRHMLDSPQKSDIKYGGSGFSITGTEQFERKLSSPKKSKPKRMPSEKSTILEAFMKGVKEHHKDRGIHESRRPCVSIATKYPKAVTKVYVPPYCLSKEMKTLKKKHRSPERRKSLFIHENSREKNDRDRDKTSADSKKQATVTEADIFKNSSRSLSSRSSLSRHHPGESPLGAKFQLSLASYCRERELKKLRREQMEQRINSENSFSKASNLSLKSSSIERKCKPRQEQSKQNDVTPGKSNLSNLENGHFSRKRASSDSWEPASAGSKQNKFPDKRKRNSVDSDLKSTRECIMPKVKESFLEKRPDGSHQREKFIKHIALKTPGDVLRLEDISKEPSEEVDRSSGGLAPSNSGHHSSRNSDQIRVASTKETKMQKPHLSLPQEKSADKKASSLQKNKPASSVASKETKLLPLLSHVPSAGSSRVPLNAKNCTLPVPKKEKERSSSKECSGHSTESSKHKEHKAKTDKADSNVSSGKISGGSLHSEYGTPTKSPPAALEVVPCIPSPTAPSDKAPSDKESSGNSNAGSSALKRKLRGDFDSDEESLGYNLDSDEEEETLKSLEEIMALNFNQTPTTTGKPPALSKGLRSQSSDYTEHVHSGTYTNTLERLVKEMEDTQRLDELQKQLQEDIRQGRGIKSPIRIGDQDSTDDEDGLLEEHREFLKKFSVTIDAIPDHHPGEEIFNFLNSGKIFNQYTLDLRDSGFIGQSAVEKLILKSGKTDQIFLTTQGFLTSAYHYVQCPIPVLKWLFRMMSVHTDCIVSVQILSTLMEITIRNDTFSDSPVWPWIPSLSDIAAVFFNMGIDFRSLFPLENLQPDFNEDNLVSETQMTLGGKGSEDSSCKPIFSTLPETNILNVVKFLGLCTSIHPEGYQDREIMLLILMLFKMSLEKQLKQIPLVDFQSLLINLMKNIRDWNTKVPELCLAINELSSHPHNLLWLVQLVPNWTSRGRQLRQCLSLVIISKLLDEKHEDIPNASNLQISVLHRYLVQMKPSDLLKKMVLKKRAEQPNGTIDDSLHLELEKQAYYLTYILLHLVGEVSCSHSFSSGQRKHFVHLCGALEKHVKCDIREDARLFYRTKVKDLVARIHGKWQEIIQNCRPTQGQLHDFWVPDS; this is encoded by the exons ATGACAAGGCGCTGCATGCCCGCTAGGCCAGGTTTCCCCTCATCCCCAGCCCCGGGGTCGTCGCCCCCGCGCTGCCATCTGAGACCCGGTAGTACCGCCCCTGCTGCAGCgggaaagagaacaaagagtCCTGGGGACAG gAAGCAGTCAATTATAGATTTCTTCAAACCAGCTTCAAAACAAG ACAGACATATGTTGGATTCTCCACAAAAATCAGACATCAAATATGGAGGAAGTGGATTCTCCATCACTGGGACAGAACAGTTTGAAAGGAAACTATCCTCACCAAAAAAATCCAAACCCAAAAGGATGCCATCAGAAAAGAGCACTATTTTAGAGGCTTTCATGAAAGGTGTTAAAGAGCACCATAAAGATCGTGGTATACATGAGTCACGTCGACCTTGTGTGTCAATAGCCACCAAATATCCAAAGGCAGTTACAAAAGTCTATGTTCCTCCATATTGCTTGTCAAAGGagatgaagacactgaagaaaaaaCATCGATCTCCAGAGAGAAGGAAGTCACTGTTCATTCATGAAAATAGCAGGGAGAAGAATGATAGAGATCGAGACAAGACCAGTGCAGATTCCAAAAAGCAGGCCACAGTGACAGAAGCTGACATCTTCAAGAACAGCTCTAGAAGTCTTAGCAGCAGGAGCAGCCTATCCAGGCACCACCCAGGAGAAAGTCCTTTGGGGGCTAAGTTCCAGTTGTCATTAGCTTCTTactgcagagaaagagaactaaAGAAGTTGAGGAGGGAGCAAATGGAGCAGAGAATCAACTCAGAAAATTCCTTCTCAAAAGCAAGCAATCTTTCCTTAAAATCCTCTAgtatagaaagaaaatgtaaaccaaGGCAGGAACAAAGTAAACAGAATGATGTCACACCTGGAAAGAGTAATCTTTCAAACCTG GAAAATGGACATTTCTCAAGGAAAAGAGCCTCTTCTGATTCATGGGAACCTGCTTCAG cagGGTCTAAGCAGAATAAATTCcctgacaaaagaaaaaggaactctgtGGACTCAGATCTGAAAAGCACAAGAGAATGTATAATGCCAAAAGTAAAAGAGTCCTTCCTTGAGAAGCGTCCTGACGGATCACatcagagagagaaatttataaaacatattgcACTGAAGACACCTGGGGATGTGTTGCGCTTGGAAGATATATCCAAGGAACCCAGTGAAGAAGTTGATCGCTCCTCTGGAGGCTTGGCACCTTCAAATTCTGGCCACCATTCTTCCAGGAATAGTGACCAAATCCGTGTGGCAAGTACCAAAGAGACTAAGATGCAGAAACCCCACTTATCTTTACCTCAGGAAAAGTCTGCCGATAAAAAAGCTAGCAGCcttcagaaaaataaacctgCTAGTTCTGTGGCATCAAAGGAGACAAAACTTCTACCTTTACTTTCCCATGTTCCAAGTGCTGGTTCCTCTCGGGTACCATTAAATGCTAAAAATTGCACTCTTCCagttcctaaaaaagaaaaagagcgtTCCTCATCTAAAGAATGTTCTGGGCATTCTACAGAGTCCTCCAAACACAAGGAACACAAAGCAAAGACTGATAAAGCTGATTCTAATGTATCTTCAGGGAAAATTTCTGGGGGATCTTTGCATTCAGAATATGGCACTCCTACAAAGTCTCCCCCAGCTGCTTTGGAAGTTGTGCCATGTATCCCAAGCCCTACAGCACCTTCAGATAAAGCCCCTTCAGATAAAGAGAGTTCAGGAAATTCCAATGCAGGTAGCAGTGCactgaaaagaaaactaaggggTGATTTTGATAGTGATGAAGAAAGTTTAGGTTACAACCTAGACagtgatgaggaagaggaaacattaaaatcactggaagaaataatggctttgaactTCAATCAGACTCCCACAACTACAGGAAAGCCTCCTGCTCTTTCCAAGGGGCTTAGATCTCAGTCATCAGACTATACA gaaCATGTTCATAGTGGAACATACACAAATACTTTAGAACGTCTAGTGAAAGAGATGGAAGACACTCAAAG GCTAGATGAACTGCAGAAGCAACTACAGGAAGACATAAGGCAGGGCCGAGGTATTAAGTCCCCCATCAGAATTGGAGATCAAGACAGTACAGATGATGAGGATGGCCTCTTAGAAGAGCACAG ggaatttctaaagaaattttCAGTTACAATTGATGCTATTCCTGATCATCACCCAggtgaagaaatatttaatttcctcAATTCCGGAAAAATTTTCAATCAGTATACCTTGGATTTAAGAGACTCTGGCTTTATAGGACAGAGCGCTGTAGAAAAGCTTATTCTTAA atcaGGAAAAACAGATCAAATTTTTTTGACAACACAAGGCTTCCTTACCTCTGCCTATCACTATGTCCAGTGTCCTATACCTGTGTTAAAGTGGCTGTTTCGG ATGATGTCGGTTCATACAGACTGTATTGTGTCTGTGCAGATCTTAAGCACATTGATGGAAATAACAATTAGAAATG ATACCTTCAGTGATTCACCAGTTTGGCCCTGGATCCCATCATTATCTGATATAGCAGCTGTGTTTTTCAATATGGGAATTGATTTTAGGTCTTTGTTTCCTCTGGAGAATCTTCAACCAGACTTTAATGAAGACAATCTAgt TTCTGAAACACAGATGACATtgggagggaaaggaagtgaaGATTCATCTTGTAAGCCAATTTTTTCAACTCttcctgaaaccaacattttAAATGTGGTTAAG TTTCTAGGCTTGTGTACATCTATACATCCAGAAGGTTACCAGGATCGTGAGATAATGTTGCTTATTCTAATGTTgtttaaaatgagtttggaaaaacAGCTGAAACAGATTCCTCTAGTGGACTTTCAGAGCCTCCTGATAAATCTGATGAAAAACATTAGAGATTGGAACACAAAG gTGCCTGAACTCTGCCTGGCCATAAATGAACTGTCTAGTCATCCCCACAACCTTCTGTGGTTGGTACAGCTGGTCCCTAACTGGACATCTCGTGGAAG GCAACTGAGACAGTGCCTCAGCCTAGTGATTATTTCAAAGCTTTTGGATGAGAAACATGAAGATATCCCTAATGCCAGTAATCTTCAG ATATCAGTCCTACATCGCTACCTTGTGCAAATGAAACCGTCGGATTTGTTGAAGAAAATGGTCCTGAAGAAAAGGGCTGAACAACCAAATGGCACTATTGATGATAGCCTTCATTTGGAGCTTGAAAAGCAG GCATATTATCTGACCTACATTCTTCTTCATTTAGTTGGTGAAGTTAGttgttctcattctttctcttctggaCAACGG AAACACTTCGTGCATCTCTGTGGGGCTTTGGAAAAGCATGTTAAGTGTGACATTAGGGAAGATGCAAGACTGTTTTATAGAACTAAG
- the SLF2 gene encoding SMC5-SMC6 complex localization factor protein 2 isoform X2: MTRRCMPARPGFPSSPAPGSSPPRCHLRPGSTAPAAAGKRTKSPGDRKQSIIDFFKPASKQDRHMLDSPQKSDIKYGGSGFSITGTEQFERKLSSPKKSKPKRMPSEKSTILEAFMKGVKEHHKDRGIHESRRPCVSIATKYPKAVTKVYVPPYCLSKEMKTLKKKHRSPERRKSLFIHENSREKNDRDRDKTSADSKKQATVTEADIFKNSSRSLSSRSSLSRHHPGESPLGAKFQLSLASYCRERELKKLRREQMEQRINSENSFSKASNLSLKSSSIERKCKPRQEQSKQNDVTPGKSNLSNLENGHFSRKRASSDSWEPASGSKQNKFPDKRKRNSVDSDLKSTRECIMPKVKESFLEKRPDGSHQREKFIKHIALKTPGDVLRLEDISKEPSEEVDRSSGGLAPSNSGHHSSRNSDQIRVASTKETKMQKPHLSLPQEKSADKKASSLQKNKPASSVASKETKLLPLLSHVPSAGSSRVPLNAKNCTLPVPKKEKERSSSKECSGHSTESSKHKEHKAKTDKADSNVSSGKISGGSLHSEYGTPTKSPPAALEVVPCIPSPTAPSDKAPSDKESSGNSNAGSSALKRKLRGDFDSDEESLGYNLDSDEEEETLKSLEEIMALNFNQTPTTTGKPPALSKGLRSQSSDYTEHVHSGTYTNTLERLVKEMEDTQRLDELQKQLQEDIRQGRGIKSPIRIGDQDSTDDEDGLLEEHREFLKKFSVTIDAIPDHHPGEEIFNFLNSGKIFNQYTLDLRDSGFIGQSAVEKLILKSGKTDQIFLTTQGFLTSAYHYVQCPIPVLKWLFRMMSVHTDCIVSVQILSTLMEITIRNDTFSDSPVWPWIPSLSDIAAVFFNMGIDFRSLFPLENLQPDFNEDNLVSETQMTLGGKGSEDSSCKPIFSTLPETNILNVVKFLGLCTSIHPEGYQDREIMLLILMLFKMSLEKQLKQIPLVDFQSLLINLMKNIRDWNTKVPELCLAINELSSHPHNLLWLVQLVPNWTSRGRQLRQCLSLVIISKLLDEKHEDIPNASNLQISVLHRYLVQMKPSDLLKKMVLKKRAEQPNGTIDDSLHLELEKQAYYLTYILLHLVGEVSCSHSFSSGQRKHFVHLCGALEKHVKCDIREDARLFYRTKVKDLVARIHGKWQEIIQNCRPTQGQLHDFWVPDS, encoded by the exons ATGACAAGGCGCTGCATGCCCGCTAGGCCAGGTTTCCCCTCATCCCCAGCCCCGGGGTCGTCGCCCCCGCGCTGCCATCTGAGACCCGGTAGTACCGCCCCTGCTGCAGCgggaaagagaacaaagagtCCTGGGGACAG gAAGCAGTCAATTATAGATTTCTTCAAACCAGCTTCAAAACAAG ACAGACATATGTTGGATTCTCCACAAAAATCAGACATCAAATATGGAGGAAGTGGATTCTCCATCACTGGGACAGAACAGTTTGAAAGGAAACTATCCTCACCAAAAAAATCCAAACCCAAAAGGATGCCATCAGAAAAGAGCACTATTTTAGAGGCTTTCATGAAAGGTGTTAAAGAGCACCATAAAGATCGTGGTATACATGAGTCACGTCGACCTTGTGTGTCAATAGCCACCAAATATCCAAAGGCAGTTACAAAAGTCTATGTTCCTCCATATTGCTTGTCAAAGGagatgaagacactgaagaaaaaaCATCGATCTCCAGAGAGAAGGAAGTCACTGTTCATTCATGAAAATAGCAGGGAGAAGAATGATAGAGATCGAGACAAGACCAGTGCAGATTCCAAAAAGCAGGCCACAGTGACAGAAGCTGACATCTTCAAGAACAGCTCTAGAAGTCTTAGCAGCAGGAGCAGCCTATCCAGGCACCACCCAGGAGAAAGTCCTTTGGGGGCTAAGTTCCAGTTGTCATTAGCTTCTTactgcagagaaagagaactaaAGAAGTTGAGGAGGGAGCAAATGGAGCAGAGAATCAACTCAGAAAATTCCTTCTCAAAAGCAAGCAATCTTTCCTTAAAATCCTCTAgtatagaaagaaaatgtaaaccaaGGCAGGAACAAAGTAAACAGAATGATGTCACACCTGGAAAGAGTAATCTTTCAAACCTG GAAAATGGACATTTCTCAAGGAAAAGAGCCTCTTCTGATTCATGGGAACCTGCTTCAG GGTCTAAGCAGAATAAATTCcctgacaaaagaaaaaggaactctgtGGACTCAGATCTGAAAAGCACAAGAGAATGTATAATGCCAAAAGTAAAAGAGTCCTTCCTTGAGAAGCGTCCTGACGGATCACatcagagagagaaatttataaaacatattgcACTGAAGACACCTGGGGATGTGTTGCGCTTGGAAGATATATCCAAGGAACCCAGTGAAGAAGTTGATCGCTCCTCTGGAGGCTTGGCACCTTCAAATTCTGGCCACCATTCTTCCAGGAATAGTGACCAAATCCGTGTGGCAAGTACCAAAGAGACTAAGATGCAGAAACCCCACTTATCTTTACCTCAGGAAAAGTCTGCCGATAAAAAAGCTAGCAGCcttcagaaaaataaacctgCTAGTTCTGTGGCATCAAAGGAGACAAAACTTCTACCTTTACTTTCCCATGTTCCAAGTGCTGGTTCCTCTCGGGTACCATTAAATGCTAAAAATTGCACTCTTCCagttcctaaaaaagaaaaagagcgtTCCTCATCTAAAGAATGTTCTGGGCATTCTACAGAGTCCTCCAAACACAAGGAACACAAAGCAAAGACTGATAAAGCTGATTCTAATGTATCTTCAGGGAAAATTTCTGGGGGATCTTTGCATTCAGAATATGGCACTCCTACAAAGTCTCCCCCAGCTGCTTTGGAAGTTGTGCCATGTATCCCAAGCCCTACAGCACCTTCAGATAAAGCCCCTTCAGATAAAGAGAGTTCAGGAAATTCCAATGCAGGTAGCAGTGCactgaaaagaaaactaaggggTGATTTTGATAGTGATGAAGAAAGTTTAGGTTACAACCTAGACagtgatgaggaagaggaaacattaaaatcactggaagaaataatggctttgaactTCAATCAGACTCCCACAACTACAGGAAAGCCTCCTGCTCTTTCCAAGGGGCTTAGATCTCAGTCATCAGACTATACA gaaCATGTTCATAGTGGAACATACACAAATACTTTAGAACGTCTAGTGAAAGAGATGGAAGACACTCAAAG GCTAGATGAACTGCAGAAGCAACTACAGGAAGACATAAGGCAGGGCCGAGGTATTAAGTCCCCCATCAGAATTGGAGATCAAGACAGTACAGATGATGAGGATGGCCTCTTAGAAGAGCACAG ggaatttctaaagaaattttCAGTTACAATTGATGCTATTCCTGATCATCACCCAggtgaagaaatatttaatttcctcAATTCCGGAAAAATTTTCAATCAGTATACCTTGGATTTAAGAGACTCTGGCTTTATAGGACAGAGCGCTGTAGAAAAGCTTATTCTTAA atcaGGAAAAACAGATCAAATTTTTTTGACAACACAAGGCTTCCTTACCTCTGCCTATCACTATGTCCAGTGTCCTATACCTGTGTTAAAGTGGCTGTTTCGG ATGATGTCGGTTCATACAGACTGTATTGTGTCTGTGCAGATCTTAAGCACATTGATGGAAATAACAATTAGAAATG ATACCTTCAGTGATTCACCAGTTTGGCCCTGGATCCCATCATTATCTGATATAGCAGCTGTGTTTTTCAATATGGGAATTGATTTTAGGTCTTTGTTTCCTCTGGAGAATCTTCAACCAGACTTTAATGAAGACAATCTAgt TTCTGAAACACAGATGACATtgggagggaaaggaagtgaaGATTCATCTTGTAAGCCAATTTTTTCAACTCttcctgaaaccaacattttAAATGTGGTTAAG TTTCTAGGCTTGTGTACATCTATACATCCAGAAGGTTACCAGGATCGTGAGATAATGTTGCTTATTCTAATGTTgtttaaaatgagtttggaaaaacAGCTGAAACAGATTCCTCTAGTGGACTTTCAGAGCCTCCTGATAAATCTGATGAAAAACATTAGAGATTGGAACACAAAG gTGCCTGAACTCTGCCTGGCCATAAATGAACTGTCTAGTCATCCCCACAACCTTCTGTGGTTGGTACAGCTGGTCCCTAACTGGACATCTCGTGGAAG GCAACTGAGACAGTGCCTCAGCCTAGTGATTATTTCAAAGCTTTTGGATGAGAAACATGAAGATATCCCTAATGCCAGTAATCTTCAG ATATCAGTCCTACATCGCTACCTTGTGCAAATGAAACCGTCGGATTTGTTGAAGAAAATGGTCCTGAAGAAAAGGGCTGAACAACCAAATGGCACTATTGATGATAGCCTTCATTTGGAGCTTGAAAAGCAG GCATATTATCTGACCTACATTCTTCTTCATTTAGTTGGTGAAGTTAGttgttctcattctttctcttctggaCAACGG AAACACTTCGTGCATCTCTGTGGGGCTTTGGAAAAGCATGTTAAGTGTGACATTAGGGAAGATGCAAGACTGTTTTATAGAACTAAG